The nucleotide sequence TGAATACTGCGGCTCATGAAGCCTTCATGACGGCACCGGTGAGCTTGCCTCGGCCCACTGCTGCGCACGGCGTGTTCCAGGATATTACTCCGACTGCTGTCGATATCCCGGGCACCTTCCTCGTGCGCCACAATACTCCAAACAGTATTCAACACGAtcattgtaacaaaaataaaacagaaagtAGGGCAAACAATGACTTTCAGGCACTTGCCCGGGCTATCTCGGAGCTTAACACAAAGAGGCCAAAGGTGAGTAATATTCCCTTACCAATTTTTGACGGTAAACCTTCCGACTGGCTTATATTTAGGAAAGTTTTTGATAGCACCAAGCCAGCCTACACCGACGCAGAAAATTTAGCAAGATTAAGTACGGCTTTGCGAGGAACGGCCCGAGAAGCTGTTTCCATCCGACTCGTCGCTGCATCGGATCCCGAGGAGGTTATATCTCAACTACATAAAACCTTTGGACAAACCGAGTTGATTATTTTAGGTGAggtcaacaaaattaaattattcccTCAAATTATTACTTCAGAGAGCAAGGAAATGACCGACTTTGCATGTAGGGTCCGCAGTTGTGTAGACACTATTAAGTTACTAAATCAAGTCGAGTATTTATATTCGCCCGAATTATCCAATGCCATCATAAGTAAGCTACCTTCCGCATTACGAGACCACTGGGTTCACTTTGCCTTTGAAAGAGCCGCTACAGGTATAAGCAAATTGGAGTTACTTTCTCAATTTTTGGACTACGAAACAGAGGTTCGAAACAAGTTCGGTTACATTGAGAACTTTAATTTGTTAGGTGCTCCCAGTCAGAAAAATAAGGGCAAGGTGGTAACCACTGAATGTACTGTAACTTCTTCTGAACCCGAAGAATCATCTACTGCTAGAAAATACATTCAGTTAAACTGTCGCTATTGCAATTTAACTAATCACGCTATAGAGACATGTAGAAAGTTTTTAGCTTTATCTGTAgacgatagatggcgttgggcGAAAGAACAAAAGGTTTGTCATCGTTGTCTTAAAAAAGGTAATCACAAGTATCGCTTTTGTAAATCAAAAGATGCGTGTGTTGAGGCGTTATGTGGTAAAAGACATCACAAATTGTTACATCGACCTTCGCATGAAGTTAATTTGGCGATTGATTCTGAAGATCAGTCAGCAAGTCAATCTGTTTCAAATTTGAGTCAACAAGTCATCACCCATACTGATATGAAACcgaacttaaatatttatcctttaaaacccttacttaaaataattgcaGTTACAATTAAAGGCCCTACACGTTCTTATGACACTTACGCTTTATTGGATGATGGTTCAACCGGaacttttattgattttaaaatatccaaGCTTATAGGTGCTCGTGGCCCAAATGCCCATTTACGAATGGACTGTGTAGGGGGGTTATCAAGAGAAACGGCTATAgaattagtaaattttgatATTCGTGGTCGAAACTGTAATGACTTTTATCATATTAAAGCTAGGTCATTAGATAATCTTAATTTAGGTGCCCGACAGACGGTTTGTAAAGAATTTGTGAATTCATATTCACATCTTTTTGATATTAGTGACGATGTGGTTTATGAAAACGCAGAACCTACAATTCTTATCGGAGTCGATAACTGGCATTTAACTATATCAAGGGAAACTCGCAGTGGTACTAGATCTCAACCCGTAGCATGCCGAACAGCTTTAGGATGGGTTCTTTATGGCGTGGCTCaaagcaaaacaaaacaagttGAATTCGTTAACCACTGCACCTTAGACGATTGCGACAAAATAAAGTCTATGatcaaagattattttaaattggatTCAATAGGCATTACGAAGAAAGAGCTTAGATCGTCGAGTGATGAAAGAGCAATAAGGATCTTAGATAACACTGCCCATCGTCTCCCGAATGGACAGTATGAGGTAGGGCTTTTGTGGCGAGATGACAACCTTTGCATTCCGGATGGCAGTTATAATCTAgctttaagtaggtacatgaGTTTAGAACGAAAATTTGCCAAAGATCCACAGTATGCAAATCAATATAGAGTTAATGTTCAAACCACTATTGACAAAGGTTATGTAGAATCTTGTGAGTTCCCACCAAACCCAAAAGCTACTTGGTATTTACCACATTTCGGAGTTACGAACCCCAACAAACCAGGAAAACTACGTGTAGTACACGACGCTGCCGCTAAATGTAACGGtgttagtttaaataatatgttattgtCTGGCCCTGACTTACTACAATCTCTTTTTGATATTCTTTTAAGGTTCCGTGAAGGTAAGGTTGCAATATCAGGAGATATTCGAGAGATGTTTCCGCAGATAAAAATTCGGGTTCAAGATAGAGACGCGCAACGGTTTTTATGGCGTATAACTCCTGATTCTCCTATATCTGCTTTTAGAATGTCTTCTCTGATTTTTGGCGCAGTTTCAAGTCCTTTTACtgcattatatattaaaaataagaacgcCTTAGAATATCAGTCAAGGTTTCCAAATGCCGTCGATGAAATCTTAAATAACCATTATATGGATGATTTTCTCGGAAGTTTCGAtaatgtagaagaagcggcagcAATAGCAcgtgatgtattttttattcataaacagGCTGGTTTTGAAATGCGTTCTTGGGTTTCAAATTGCTCCAaagctttaaaatttatacccCCAGAATTAAAAGTTCAGAACACTGAAATTGAATTAGGAAATAGTTCTGTTCCTGTTAGAACTTTGGGGTTAATTTGGTTTCCTTTAGATGATGCAATAGGttttaatattcattcatCTATTTCTGATTTTCCAGAAAACCCCACGAAACGTAGTGTTTTGTCGCACCTTATGAGCGTTTTCGATCCTTTGGGTTTACTATCTCCTTTAACAATCAGAGGCCGAATCCTTTTTCAGGAAGCTTGGCGAAACAAAATAGGTTGGGATGAAACATTACCAaacaatgaaattataaaatggaAACAATGGTTTTTAGATATTTCTGATTCGGCAAAGTTGCGAATACCGCGGTGTTACATGCATTCCTCAAACTTGACAGTTCTAAAGAGAgagttacatttattttgtgatgCAAGTAAAGTTGCATATGCTGCAGCTGCATACTGGCGTTTTACATTTGCTGATGGAACTGTAAAAACCACCTTAATTACTAGCAAAGCCCGTGTAGCTCCAATAAAAATAGTGTCTATTCCAAGATTGGAATTACAAGGTGCTCTAGTAGCAGCTCGACTGGCAGCTTCTGTTGTCAATGCTTGTATCAATAAACCATCCGCGCGTTTCTTTTGGTGCGACTCTAAGAATGTTCTTTCTTGGATCCGAACTAAAACATATAACCTCAAACCATTTGTTGCACATAGAGTTTGTGAAATTTTGGAAATCTCGTCTGAAAGCGAATGGCATTGGGTTCCCACCGTTGAAAATGTTGCAGATGATGCCACTCGTTTCCGGACTGGTAGCATAAGCAAAAGGTGGTTTGAGGGAcctcagtttttatttttgtctcaaAGTGATTGGCCTACAGAGTCAACCACGAATATTTCATGTATGTTGGAgacaaataaagatattacttCTACAAATTTTGATACACAATGTAAGAATTTTTTAGTTGCAAACCCAGAACGTTTTAGTTCATGGTTGAAGTTTCAACGCGCAACAGTTTTAGCTCAAAATTATCTAAGATTATTAAAGTTTAGGTGTTTGCAAAAAAGCGGGGTAGATATTAAGTTGATTGTATGGCTTGATGGCCACATTACTCGTTTCGATCTGAAGGATACTGGTAACTGTACCAATCGGACACCATATAGCCCTGATCCGACCGCAGAAGATTTACTTCGAGTTCGCCTTCATACATTTCTTGCCTGTCAAAGATCTGCTTTCTCTGCTGAATATAAATGTTTGATCAATGGCACTCCCATACAGGCaagcagtaaacttagtaaaCTTGAAGTCTTTATAAGCGATGATGGTTTGATTCGATTAAAGGGACGTGCCCAGTTAGATTTAGACAACGAAACGAAGGACTTTGTCAGACATCCAATAATCCTAGATGGAAATTCTAATGCCatcaaacttttaataatgttttaccATCGCAAGTTTGCCCATGCCAATAATGAGACAATCTTAAATGAAAtgagaaaggatttttttatatatcgaCTGAGAAGTATTATCAAGAAAGTCGCTTATCAGTGTCAATTCTGCAAAAATCGAAAAGCTACGGCATCAATTCCTCCTACTGGAGACTTGCCTCCAGCTCGGCTTGCGCATCATAAACGCCCGTTTACATTTATAGGGCTCGATTATTTTGGCCCTCTTAAAGTAAGCATTGGAAGACGATCAGAGAAGAGATGGGTGGCTATTTTTACCTGTTTGACAGTAAGAGCGATTCATATTGAGATAGTTAACAACCTTTCAGCCGATTCAGCTGTAATGGCATTACGTCGTTTCATTGCCAGACGTGGTACACCATCTGAGATTTGGAGCGATAACGGAACTTCTTTCGTCGGAGCTACCAAAGAACTAAAGGAGCTGTATGGCGCTCCTGTGACTACTTTTGCtgctaataattatataaaatggcGGTTTATTCCTCCTGCAGCTCCATTTATGGGCGGATGTTGGGAAAGATTGGTTCGTTCAGttaaaaatgcattaaaaGTGACCCTTCCGCCCGGAAAATGTTATCCAGAAGAATTATTGACAACGTTACTAGCTGAAGTCGAAGCATTAATTAACGCTCGCCCTCTCACTTTTGTAGCAGTTGAATCTAATGATGAAGCTCTTACCCCcaaccattttatttttggttcaAACTGTGCAAGTACGATACCCCTTCAACTGACTGACCGGGATTTGATTAGCCGCCAAGACTGGAAGAGAGCTATACGTCTATCCGACCATTTTTGGAAAAGGTGGATTCATGAGTATTTGCCATCGCTGATACCCAGGCAAATAAATTCGCCCAATCACCGGAATTTGGCTGTGGGAGATGTCGTTGTTATCATGGACGAAAACCTTCCTCGAGGCATGTGGCCCAAAGGGCGGATTGTGGCTGTGTACTTGGGAAAAGACAAAAAGGTTCGAATGGCAGATGTAACCACTGAAGGCGGAGTATTTAGAAGACCAGCAAGAAAATTGGTGCAGTTACCTGTATTCCAAAATTCTTAGTTTTAGTTTAAGTTTCAGTTTGTATTTGGGGGGGAGAGTGTTACGAACTCCTTAGAGTATTCCGAACTCCTTTGTAAAGGACAAGcactttgtattttaaaataagaaaaataataaaataaatgacagtctGGTTTTAAGCGTGCATCATCTTTTATTTACCAgcgcaaatatttattatatatcagCAAATTTCCTATACCACTCCTGCCTTTCAATTCATTATATATTTGCTTGGTTAAATTGCTTTCATTTATCGTCTCCAcatgaataatataattaaaatttattaatgaattattattattatactagttattttcaaaaaataaaagtgtttcCATTTTCTTACGCACTAACGCTTCAGAAGCAGCAGTAAACTTtactttaagtaatttatttaacgtcaaccaatgttgtgaaaccaaaagatgttattaagtgatgtttaaATGTCtcataaaatagaataaaaattttgaaattcaattaagttttctttgcctaccccacgtagaaagtgggaaaaggctTTCTTGAAGAGAAATAAAaccaatatgtatgtttgcttaGACAGAGAATTCACAAGACTCTGTGTCAAATCCTGATTTAAGGATATATACCTTATATTTAACAGGAGTGGCCATATATTACGGATACATACCTTATATTTAAcaggaataaagacgtaatattGCTGAAGTTTATCCACAGTCTGGTATTTCGTGGAGACCTCCACTTTAACTGGGTCCTGTAAGGACGCCCGCTGCAGTTTCTGGACTTTCTTCGTCATGGTGGCGGAGAAGAGGTACGTGCGGCGCTCCCGAGGGATCACTCGCAGTATCTTGTCCACTTCCACCTCGAAGTCCATGTTGAGGATGCGATCAGCTTCGTCCATTACCTGatagataatttatattgtaaagatgtgttgtttttttatgagatttaattcaatcataacgccatacagctgaacgtggcttttcgttcttttcaagactgctggctctgtctttacCCGCAATCCATTCAAAATTATGGTACATTGTGATTTTTCGTCATGGTAACAGGACATGTAACTAATAAATATTGCTTCGGCCATGTACACCCAAATACCCAAGTGAGTTAGTTTCCTTCATAAAATTTACTGTAAAACTTATCAATTctaatttcaacttttttttaaatttgaaaactgaACCAGTATTTGAAACAATATCATTAAAAGTGCcttgctacaaaaaaaaaaacaattaaagtatACTCACAAGATACTTCAAAGCTTTCAAATTAAATCCTTTTGTGTTCTCAAGGTGGTCCACCAGCCTTCCGGGAGTGGCGATGATGATGTGGGGTTTCTTGGCCAGGACCAGGGCCTGGGCCACCATGTCCATGCCGCCCACTATGACAGCACATTTCACGCCTATACTGGCACCTGCCgaggaaaaaaagaaattattgtattatttttgccTGGTTACTAACAggcatcatttttattttcaaaaaatggtaatttggcaatagaataaaataatatagatttattttcaaaattggatacaaggtatcacttattgacgtcacatcacttaagtctaattataactactaccgctttcaaagcgcatgtgtagaagaagcggcggaacaaactacactgcagcgttttcatcgaacgtcaatatacaaatatagatcttttTAATCTAAATCATGCACGAATGCACATTAAATAGTATAggatattttcaatgtaaaaGAAGGTGAtgtgtatttaatttacacaACACTTGCATATTTACCGAATTAGGAAGGAAAATAGCAAAATGctcaaaaacatttaaattattgctCTAAAATAGAAAAGGTCAATTAAGTAAGGGACACACCTAAATCATAGAGGCACTATCATTAAAAATGGGGCCAGAGTTACAATCAGAATATGATCTGGTAAAGACGGTGAAAGTTGGATGCAGGTCACCACCAACAGAGCGAGGTGGAAGTCATTGGGGGAGGCCTATATTCAGCAGTGGACATCCTACAGCTGAAATGATGATGACGATGAACCGTCAGAAAGATGCATTGTTAGGTCAGAGTAAGAATAAGAAGATATCAAAAGATGATCTTACCAAGTGCTTCAAACTGTTCAGAAATCTGAAATGCCAATTCCCTGGTGGGCGTGAGAATGAGAGCAAAGTATCTCTGTGGGTTTTCCAGTAACGCCTGTAGTATCGGCAGAGCGAAAGCTCCCGTTTTGCCAGAACCCGTCTCTGCCAAACCAATGATGTCTTTGCCTTGAAGGGCCACCGGAATGGCTTCTTTCTGAATTTTTGAAGGTTGCTTCCATTTTAACTCTTCACACGCTTCACACAAAACATCGACAATaccctaaaaaaaattacataataatatataacaataaattaatagtattcttatccatactaatatttttaaggaaagggtttgtatttttgttgtagTTAGCAGGTAaacttaacccgtattggatccatggttacacatccagttgtctgaatgtgcaggtttcctcatgatgttttccctcaccttaAGAGCGTCGGTTAGTAAGTATTCACACTATTGTACgtataactttgaaaatagtcattggtacatggccgagttgggatttgaacctgtgccatTCTGCGtaacacgcattttaaccgattCGATGACCGACACTCTTAACTCAAGGATACCATATATtacggtaaaaaaaatataaataccaatAAACCATCAACCATATAAGAAATCATAACCTATAAATTAACTGCATAAGATTAAGTATAGCCATTCTCGAGAAATATAGAAACAATGTGGTAAGTTAGTcgatatatattaaatagatagatagatatctCATTGATTTAGAGTGGAACTTCCAAAATATTGAATGGAATAAtgttatgcaaataaatacttaccaaATCCTTGAATGTAACCGATTCGTCTTTATTTTCTACAGTTTCTTTTTCTGTCTCTTCCACCTGCTCGTCCTCTGAACTATGAGGATCGTCATCAGCAgccattttcttaaaattactaTGAATAAGTTACTGATTAAATACACATGTGGATcccaaatcaaaatcaaatcaacaAAACACTCGAACTCGACTCTACAATAGATAGGTAGGTTGACAACTGACAATGACAAAACTTAATGTCACATTAAAATtccctatatattttttatttctataaaaaatatatttgttaagGGGGTGTGGCAAGCATGCCAAAGTTAAGACTCACGAGCCTTAACTAGATATACTGCACTCTATCATGCAATATGTTTCACTATAATGTTAACTCTTAAAACAGACTCATGTTTTGTCTTTGA is from Amyelois transitella isolate CPQ chromosome 13, ilAmyTran1.1, whole genome shotgun sequence and encodes:
- the LOC106135215 gene encoding ATP-dependent RNA helicase DDX47, whose product is MAADDDPHSSEDEQVEETEKETVENKDESVTFKDLGIVDVLCEACEELKWKQPSKIQKEAIPVALQGKDIIGLAETGSGKTGAFALPILQALLENPQRYFALILTPTRELAFQISEQFEALGASIGVKCAVIVGGMDMVAQALVLAKKPHIIIATPGRLVDHLENTKGFNLKALKYLVMDEADRILNMDFEVEVDKILRVIPRERRTYLFSATMTKKVQKLQRASLQDPVKVEVSTKYQTVDKLQQYYVFIPVKYKDVYLVHIINELAGNSIIVFVATCANALRCALLLRNLGLAAVPLHGQMSQNKRLAALNKFKNKSRSILICTDVASRGLDIPHVDVVMNLDIPLHSKDYIHRVGRTARAGRSGKAITFVSQYDVELYQRIEQLIGKQLPLYACDENEVMVLQERVSEAQRLTNIEMKELNDKKSIKGKKRSAGSDDDDTEEAIGVRRRIKGKPNKHAAKRKRK